From the genome of Nomia melanderi isolate GNS246 chromosome 14, iyNomMela1, whole genome shotgun sequence, one region includes:
- the GatA gene encoding glutamyl-tRNA(Gln) amidotransferase subunit A, mitochondrial isoform X2, with the protein MNKILSASIKEVSQKINAGDLRPSDVTKATIKLTELIKPLNAYISVTDETAKAEAQESDLRQGNHQLLSGLDGIPIAIKDNYCTNGHPTTCASKMLSNFVPPYNATVYQRLKDSGAILIGKTNLDEFGMGSGTIDSYYGPTKNVWNSDVLIKYYSNGYFEEKYTKENNDQNSWHIAGGSSGGSAVAVATGSCYAALGSDTGGSTRNPASYCGIIGLKPTYGLVSRFGLIPLVNSMDVPGILARSVDDAVLILNTIAGPDEADSTCNGNKYVPFNIPDSIDVSNLKIGIPEEYQAEGISPDILECWNKISERLKEAGASVSTVSMPYTKYSISCYTILNRCDVASNLACYDGMQYGYRANEWGSVNESYKKTRTEGFGNVVKERILVGNYFLLEGNYDQYYVKAMRMRRLIAEDFNVVWNNNIDILLTPTTLTPAPRYNEFVSLDNQTQCVAQDYCTQPANMAGIPAINVPIELSKNGLPLSLQLMTPPFEEERLLTVAKWIEQTVKFPKLQLKDASLFE; encoded by the exons ATGAATAAAATACTCTCTGCCTCAATTAAAGAGGTCAGCCAAAAAATAAATGCTGGTGATCTGCGTCCTTCGGACGTTACAAAAGCAACTATCAAGTTGACAGAACTTATCAAACCATTAAATGCTTACATTAGTGTAACTGATGAAACAGCAAAGGCAGAAGCACAAGAATCTGATCTTAGGCAGGGGAACCATCAGTTGTTGAGTGGGCTTGATGGAATTCCCATTGCAATTAAAGACAACTATTGCACAAATGGTCATCCGACAACATGTGCTTCAAAAATGCTTTCAAATTTTGTACCTCCGTATAATGCAACTGTATATCAACGTTTGAAAGATTCTGGAGCAATTTTGATTGGTAAAACCAATCTTGATGAATTTGGCATGGGTTCGGGAACTATTGATTCATATTATGGACCAACTAAAAATGTGTGGAATTCtgatgtattaataaaatattattctaatggttattttgaagaaaaatatacaaaggaAAATAATGATCAAAATTCATGGCATATAGCAG GTGGAAGCAGTGGTGGTTCTGCAGTGGCTGTTGCCACTGGGAGCTGCTATGCTGCATTAGGTTCTGATACTGGTGGTTCAACTAGAAATCCAGCATCATATTGTGGTATTATTGGATTAAAACCTACTTATGGGTTAGTGTCAAGATTTGGACTTATCCCACTTGTAAATTCTATGGATGTACCTGGTATTTTAGCAAGAAGTGTTGATGATGCAGTATTAATTCTAAATACCATAGCTGGTCCAGATGAAGCAGATTCTACTTGTAATGGCAACAAGTATGTACCATTTAATATACCTGATTCAATAGACGTTAGTAATCTTAAAATTGGAATACCTGAAGAATATCAAGCTGAGGGGATAAGTCCTGATATTCTAGAATGTTGGAATAAAATTTCTGAGCGTTTAAAAGAAGCAGGAGCATCTGTTTCTACAGTATCAATGCCTTATACAAAGTACTCTATATCTTGTTATACAATCTTGAATCGTTGTGATGTTGCAAGCAATTTAGCTTGTTATGATGGTATGCAGTATGGTTATAGAGCCAATGAGTGGGGATCTGTAAACGAATCGTATAAAAAAACAAGGACAGAAGGCTTTGGAAATGTAGTAAAAGAACGTATTCTAGTTggaaattactttttattagaAGGCAACTATGATCAATATTATGTAAAAGCAATGAGAATGAGAAGACTGATTGCTGAAGATTTTAATGTAGTCTGGAATAACAACATAGATATTTTACTCACTCCTACCACTTTAACACCAGCACCTAGGTACAATGAATTTGTTTCATTGGATAATCAAACCCAATGTGTAGCTCAGGACTATTGCACTCAGCCTGCTAATATGGCAGGTATACCAGCAATCAATGTTCCAATTGAACTTTCTAAAAATGGTTTACCTTTGTCTCTACAACTTATGACTCCTCCTTTTGAAGAGGAAAGGCTTCTTACAGTAGCGAAATGGATTGAACAGACAGTTAAATTTCCCAAGCTTCAACTGAAAGATGCATCcttgtttgaataa
- the GatA gene encoding glutamyl-tRNA(Gln) amidotransferase subunit A, mitochondrial isoform X1, whose product MRLRLYTVFCNCIDKNMNKILSASIKEVSQKINAGDLRPSDVTKATIKLTELIKPLNAYISVTDETAKAEAQESDLRQGNHQLLSGLDGIPIAIKDNYCTNGHPTTCASKMLSNFVPPYNATVYQRLKDSGAILIGKTNLDEFGMGSGTIDSYYGPTKNVWNSDVLIKYYSNGYFEEKYTKENNDQNSWHIAGGSSGGSAVAVATGSCYAALGSDTGGSTRNPASYCGIIGLKPTYGLVSRFGLIPLVNSMDVPGILARSVDDAVLILNTIAGPDEADSTCNGNKYVPFNIPDSIDVSNLKIGIPEEYQAEGISPDILECWNKISERLKEAGASVSTVSMPYTKYSISCYTILNRCDVASNLACYDGMQYGYRANEWGSVNESYKKTRTEGFGNVVKERILVGNYFLLEGNYDQYYVKAMRMRRLIAEDFNVVWNNNIDILLTPTTLTPAPRYNEFVSLDNQTQCVAQDYCTQPANMAGIPAINVPIELSKNGLPLSLQLMTPPFEEERLLTVAKWIEQTVKFPKLQLKDASLFE is encoded by the exons ATG aggttAAGATTATATACTGTGTTTTGTAACTGTATTGACAAAAACATGAATAAAATACTCTCTGCCTCAATTAAAGAGGTCAGCCAAAAAATAAATGCTGGTGATCTGCGTCCTTCGGACGTTACAAAAGCAACTATCAAGTTGACAGAACTTATCAAACCATTAAATGCTTACATTAGTGTAACTGATGAAACAGCAAAGGCAGAAGCACAAGAATCTGATCTTAGGCAGGGGAACCATCAGTTGTTGAGTGGGCTTGATGGAATTCCCATTGCAATTAAAGACAACTATTGCACAAATGGTCATCCGACAACATGTGCTTCAAAAATGCTTTCAAATTTTGTACCTCCGTATAATGCAACTGTATATCAACGTTTGAAAGATTCTGGAGCAATTTTGATTGGTAAAACCAATCTTGATGAATTTGGCATGGGTTCGGGAACTATTGATTCATATTATGGACCAACTAAAAATGTGTGGAATTCtgatgtattaataaaatattattctaatggttattttgaagaaaaatatacaaaggaAAATAATGATCAAAATTCATGGCATATAGCAG GTGGAAGCAGTGGTGGTTCTGCAGTGGCTGTTGCCACTGGGAGCTGCTATGCTGCATTAGGTTCTGATACTGGTGGTTCAACTAGAAATCCAGCATCATATTGTGGTATTATTGGATTAAAACCTACTTATGGGTTAGTGTCAAGATTTGGACTTATCCCACTTGTAAATTCTATGGATGTACCTGGTATTTTAGCAAGAAGTGTTGATGATGCAGTATTAATTCTAAATACCATAGCTGGTCCAGATGAAGCAGATTCTACTTGTAATGGCAACAAGTATGTACCATTTAATATACCTGATTCAATAGACGTTAGTAATCTTAAAATTGGAATACCTGAAGAATATCAAGCTGAGGGGATAAGTCCTGATATTCTAGAATGTTGGAATAAAATTTCTGAGCGTTTAAAAGAAGCAGGAGCATCTGTTTCTACAGTATCAATGCCTTATACAAAGTACTCTATATCTTGTTATACAATCTTGAATCGTTGTGATGTTGCAAGCAATTTAGCTTGTTATGATGGTATGCAGTATGGTTATAGAGCCAATGAGTGGGGATCTGTAAACGAATCGTATAAAAAAACAAGGACAGAAGGCTTTGGAAATGTAGTAAAAGAACGTATTCTAGTTggaaattactttttattagaAGGCAACTATGATCAATATTATGTAAAAGCAATGAGAATGAGAAGACTGATTGCTGAAGATTTTAATGTAGTCTGGAATAACAACATAGATATTTTACTCACTCCTACCACTTTAACACCAGCACCTAGGTACAATGAATTTGTTTCATTGGATAATCAAACCCAATGTGTAGCTCAGGACTATTGCACTCAGCCTGCTAATATGGCAGGTATACCAGCAATCAATGTTCCAATTGAACTTTCTAAAAATGGTTTACCTTTGTCTCTACAACTTATGACTCCTCCTTTTGAAGAGGAAAGGCTTCTTACAGTAGCGAAATGGATTGAACAGACAGTTAAATTTCCCAAGCTTCAACTGAAAGATGCATCcttgtttgaataa
- the LOC116433765 gene encoding uncharacterized protein LOC116433765: MPDTSSISHYPLKVIFAIHLVLVTWSIQGYWCPRSVMFYNFLFFVCILWAIHHIESDEPLQFALLINVLSIFFDVITLAIYFPTTYASEKFSAAIMIINMIARVFTSISILRIGQARGGCLATMFSQSPAMGFGRQDYEDISHPIPQNSDFATI, from the exons ATGCCAGATACCTCGAGTATATCTCACTACCCATTAAAG GtgatatttgcaattcatttaGTGCTAGTAACATG gaGTATTCAGGGATATTGGTGTCCAAGATCAGTAATGTTTTACAATTTCTTATTCTTTGTTTGTATATTATGGGCTATTCACCATATCGAATCAGATGAACCATTGCAATTT GCACTGCTAATAAATGTACTTTCCATATTTTTTGACGTAATAACATTagcaatttattttccaacaaCAT ATGCATCTGAGAAGTTTAGCGCAGCAATTATGATCATAAACATGATTGCACGTGTCTTCACGAGCATATCAATTCTGAGAATAGGCCAAGCGAGAGGCGGTTGTTTAGCAACAATGTTTTCGCAGAGTCCTGCAATGG GTTTTGGACGACAGGATTATGAGGACATATCTCACCCAATTCCACAAAATTCTGACTTTGCTACAATCTAA